CTTGATGACACTTTTTGCACGGACAAGCGACTTGCTCAGGTTGAAGGGCAGCGTCAGGTTCTTGAGGAACGGGCCACGATGCAGCGGAACCGCCGTGATGAATTCATACGGCCAGTTCTTCGACACCAAACGTTCTTCCATGGAGTCCTTGCGTCCCGCGAACACGATGTCTTCTACGCCCATCTTCTTGAGGCTTTCCGCAATCGCTACGGCCGGGAAAATATGGCCTCCAGTGCCACCACATACAAAAAGGAACTTTTTCATGCGCCTCTCCTTGCATAGTCAGGTTTTTTCATAAAGTTGATGTTCAGGGATACCGTATTGTTCATGAATGGTTCACGAATCGTACGCCCCGAAGTCGGCTTGGAAATGTTCAGCATAACACCAATCATTGCCGAAGAGAAAATCAAGTTCGTTCCACCAAAGCTGAGGAACGGCAGCGGCTGCCCCGTCGTTGGGAAAAGCCCCGTGCAAACACAGGTATGAATCATGAAGTTGCAGAACAACGAGAACGTAATCGCAACAGCCATATACTTCCCGAACCGAGAAGACGAAGACCGAGCGACATTGAACCCTTGCCAGAACAACGTTGCAAACAAAATCATCACGATAAACGTGCCCACAAATCCAAATTCCTCGCCAATCACCGAGAAGACCACGTCTTTGTGAGCTTCGGGCAAGTAGCCGAGTTTCTGCATACCCATGCCCACGCCCGTGCCGAACAAGCCTCCATTACCGAGTGCCTGCTGCGAATGCATCAATTGGAACGCCGATTCCGCATGTTCTTCGGGATGCAAGAATGCAAGCAATCGCTTGGAACTATGCGCCTTGTACATGAGCCCCCCAATCCCGACCGGGATAGCGGAACAAATGCAAATCAACAGATACTTGCCCCGCGCACCA
The DNA window shown above is from uncultured Fibrobacter sp. and carries:
- a CDS encoding putative peptidoglycan glycosyltransferase FtsW; translated protein: MVSAQNKGSNKLLLLPAVLLMVLGIVIVYTASAPLAERLGLSTEYYLLSHLKKVLVAIAALVFCYLLDYSAWKKFARVFFAVGVILTIAALVSGTSVKGASRWIWGIQPSEILKLGFITMVCAKLSDAGDEIKTLRCSIIQPAVPFVISAVLLALQPNMSMLILFALVLLAVLFAAGARGKYLLICICSAIPVGIGGLMYKAHSSKRLLAFLHPEEHAESAFQLMHSQQALGNGGLFGTGVGMGMQKLGYLPEAHKDVVFSVIGEEFGFVGTFIVMILFATLFWQGFNVARSSSSRFGKYMAVAITFSLFCNFMIHTCVCTGLFPTTGQPLPFLSFGGTNLIFSSAMIGVMLNISKPTSGRTIREPFMNNTVSLNINFMKKPDYARRGA